The following are encoded together in the Cynocephalus volans isolate mCynVol1 chromosome 4, mCynVol1.pri, whole genome shotgun sequence genome:
- the GVQW3 gene encoding protein GVQW3 isoform X2, whose product MSDRYLEQRISIKFCVKLNKSASETHHLLKEAYGDEVMSRARVFDWHKRFKEGREDVRDDARSGRPVTHRTDENIRKVKDLVCSNRQLTVRMMAEELNLDKETVRRILKENLNMRKVSGKVTSGVLKDESKPQKLDFRSVLSKETRKNSLCVRKKVPTSETWSHLQGEAGGEMPLPVSHPRIHCPASQLLQASSSTSPPTRVAQDWVTPW is encoded by the coding sequence ATGAGTGACCGCTATTTAGAACAAAGGATTAGTATCAAATTTTGTGTGAAATTGAACAAGTCTGCAAGTGAGACccatcatcttttaaaagaagctTATGGAGATGAAGTCATGTCAAGAGCTAGAGTTTTTGACTGGCACAAAAGGTTTAAAGAAGGGCGGGAAGATGTTCGAGATGATGCCCGAAGTGGTCGTCCAGTCACTCACCGGACGGATGAGAATATCCGGAAGGTCAAGGACTTGGTTTGTTCAAACAGGCAGTTAACAGTGAGAATGATGGCTGAAGAATTAAATTTAGATAAAGAAACTGTTAGACGAATTCTGAAAGAAAACTTGAACATGAGGAAAGTTTCCGGAAAAGTTACATCAGGCGTTTTGAAAGATGAATCTAAACCTCAAAAACTTGACTTTCGGTCTGTTCTTTCAAAAGAAACTAGGAAAAATAGCTTATGTGTGAGGAAGAAAGTACCAACTTCTGAAACATGGAGTCATCTCCAGGGTGAAGCTGGTGGGGAAATGCCTCTGCCTGTGTCCCATCCCAGAATCCACTGCCCTGCCAGCCAGCttctgcaggcttcatcttcaacaagCCCTCCCACCAGGGTAGCCCAGGACTGGGTCACACCCTGGTGA